Part of the Candidatus Acidiferrales bacterium genome is shown below.
ACTTGTTGAGCAGGCTCTGTCTTCTCCGCCGGTGGGCCCGTATGCCGTTCAGGCTGCGATCGCTGCCGTCCACGCCGAAGCTCAAGATGCATCTTCAACCGACTGGACGGAAATTGTCGAGCTATATGGAATTCTAATGCGGTTAATCCCTTCGCCGGTGGTCGAGCTTAATCGTGCGGTTGCAGTGGCGATGCGCGACGGACCCGAAGCTGGTCTGCGGATTATCGACGACATCCTTATCCGCGGCGAGTTGAAAGATTACCATCTTGCGCATTCAGCACGCGCCGAGCTTTGCAGGAGATTGGGAAAAACGGAGGAAGCTAAGACGTCTTACGAAAGGGCGTTGTCTCTTGCACGACAGGAACCCGAGAAAAGATTTCTTGAAAGACGGCTGAACGAGCTTGACCAATCGGAAGCCCATCATTTCTAATTTCAAAATCGTTCGACATGAAGAGGAGACTGTCATGGAACCAAGATTTGCAGTACTGACGCTAGGCGTTGACGATCTGGAGAGGGCATATAGATTCTATCACGACGGATTGGGATTTCCCTCCAAAGGGATCGTCGGAAAAGAATTTGAACATGGCGAAGTGGCATTCTTCGATATGAAGAACGGAACGATACTCGCAATCTATTCCAGGAGAGATCTTGCCTGGGACGCGGACGTTCCGGTTGGCCATAGATCTTCCACCGAATTCTCGATCGGCTACAATGTGAGAGATACAGCCGAGGTCGAGTCGGTGCTGGATCTGGCAAAAAGGGCCGGAGCGAAGATTGTCAAACCTGCTGAGAAAGCATTTTGGGGTGGTTACCATGGATACTTCGAAGATCCAGACGGACACCTGTGGGAAATATTGTGGAGCCAGCAATTGATTCCGGAGAATTAAAATTATAGAGAACAGAGCTACATTCACTACGTGTAAACTTGTAAGGAGAATAACATGAAGTATATTTGTCTTGTTTACGGAGAAGAAGCAAAGATCGCCGCCATGAACGACGATGAATGCATGGAATATGATGCGGCGATAAGGAGAAGCGGACAGTGCTTCTCATCTGAGGCGCTACAACGGATAAGCACCGCAAAAACTGTAAGAGTTCGGGATGGCAGGGTTTCTATTGTGGACGGACCTTTTGCGGAAACAAAGGAGGCACTTGCAGGCTTCTATCTCATCGATGCATCCAGCATGGATGAAGCGATTGAAGTTGCATCTAAGATTCCGCCGGCACAGGTCGGTTGCATTGAGGTACGGCCGGTGAGAGAGCTGGTTAATACACGCGGTGAGCGAAGGCAAATCGAACAACCGCGAGACTTGTTTGACTGAATTAGTCTGTTCGCAGTAGATTTCGCACAACGATAGAAAAAATGTCTATCTGCAGCAATTCACCGTGGGAAGAGGATCTTCAAACCCAGAAATCACGAAAATCCTGAGAGCGAGTGCTTGATCGCGTCTGTCCATTTTCTTTTGCTCGCCCAAAAGATAAGGAATCGTATAAATACAGGTATGAAGATGAGGAAACTCCAATCTTTCTGCACTACAACAATTAAGCGAACCGAAAGTGAGCGCCTTGCGCCATCCCGCATCAATAAAAAGACTATTATGTCGGAGCGGGAAAAAGGGCGCCCCGCGAAAATGGTCCCGATATTTAATCGGGAACATTCCGTCCCCCGTACTGGAGGCGATTTTGATATACTGCGGTTCACTTCTCACTGAGGAGACTCCAAAAATCGCCTCTTCAGGTAACCTGAGAGTTTCTATATGAGGGGGACGAAACTCCATTTTCGCAGGGGATGGCTGTTATCGAGTCGTTTTATTGTTAATTCCTGTTTGATTTCACTCCTGCCGAGTTAGGAGGTTGAAGCATTAATTTATCCGATATCGCCGGTCTTCGTCTTTTTAACCAACAAATTACTGCCTCGAAATTAATGACTGCGAAAGAAATCGTGAGCTGGATGGGTGCAATTCAGGCCCAGGATTATTCGATGGCAAAGTGGGCTATCGGGATTCGACTCCCGGACTCGACAGACGAGCTGATCGCAGCGGCTATCAATGAAGGCGAAATCCTCCGCACACATTTGATGCGCCCGACATGGCACTTTGTTTCCTCGGATGATATTTACTGGATGCTTGAACTCACTGCTCCTCATATCATAGCATCGATGAAATTCAGAGAGAAGTGGCTGGGACTTACCGGAGCTATTATTGCGAAAAGTAATCGCGTGATAGAAAAAGCGCTGAGCCCCGATGAACATTTAACTCGTGAGGAACTTATCGCGGAACTCAACAAGGCAAGGATCGTGACCGGCGGATTTAGAGGATCTCATCTTATAATGCGAGCGGAGTGGGAAGGGCTGATTTGCTCCGGGAGGATGAAAGGGATTAAACAGACCTACGCGCTTCTGGAGAAAAGAGTCGCAAAGCGCAAACACGTGAGCCGGGAAGATTCCCTGAAAGAACTCGCCCGGAAATATTTTTCGAGCCATGGTCCGGCGACTCTTCATGATTTCGCCCGCTGGTCCGGGCTGTCGATGAACGACTCAAAGAATGCGCTGGAAATGATCAAATCGAAATTCGTTTCAGAGGTCGCAGATGGAAACACGTACTGGTTGCCAGATTCTCTCGCAGTGCCGAATCACGAATCGATACCGAACGCACCTTCCCGCATAGGAGCACTGCGGGACATGCCTTTGTCCCCCTCTCTTTTCGGAAAGAGAGGGGGAAAACCCGCTTTGCGGGATGGGGGTGAGTCAGAATATTGCTGGCAACATCTGCGTAAACAAAACTCCGTTTTTCTCCTCCCTGCTTTCGATGAATTCCTCGTCGGCTACAAGGACAGGAGCGCATCTCTCTATCGCAGCATCGAGAAGAAATTGATTTCAGAGAATCGTTTGTTCAGACCGGCAATTGTGATCAACGGACAGGTGACAGGATTATGGAAGCGAAAGATCGCTGACGGTGAGCTCATCATCGAGACAGGATTATTTCGCGCGCACACTAAAAAAGAAAAAGATGTAATTCGACAGGCAAGCATGCAATTCGGGAAGTTTTTGGATGCGAAAAACGTCGTCTGCAGGATTTGAGCAGTGTATAATGCAGAGTATTTGATAGACAAGTTGCCGGAGCGAAGAGGTAAGAAATAGAACGTCATAAATCAAAAATCATGAGAGGTCTGCTCCCCTAGATTTACTTTTGATTTTTACTTGACATTTACTCCATGGCTTATTAAAATTTAGACGAA
Proteins encoded:
- a CDS encoding YciI family protein gives rise to the protein MKYICLVYGEEAKIAAMNDDECMEYDAAIRRSGQCFSSEALQRISTAKTVRVRDGRVSIVDGPFAETKEALAGFYLIDASSMDEAIEVASKIPPAQVGCIEVRPVRELVNTRGERRQIEQPRDLFD
- a CDS encoding winged helix DNA-binding domain-containing protein, producing the protein MTAKEIVSWMGAIQAQDYSMAKWAIGIRLPDSTDELIAAAINEGEILRTHLMRPTWHFVSSDDIYWMLELTAPHIIASMKFREKWLGLTGAIIAKSNRVIEKALSPDEHLTREELIAELNKARIVTGGFRGSHLIMRAEWEGLICSGRMKGIKQTYALLEKRVAKRKHVSREDSLKELARKYFSSHGPATLHDFARWSGLSMNDSKNALEMIKSKFVSEVADGNTYWLPDSLAVPNHESIPNAPSRIGALRDMPLSPSLFGKRGGKPALRDGGESEYCWQHLRKQNSVFLLPAFDEFLVGYKDRSASLYRSIEKKLISENRLFRPAIVINGQVTGLWKRKIADGELIIETGLFRAHTKKEKDVIRQASMQFGKFLDAKNVVCRI
- a CDS encoding VOC family protein, which produces MEPRFAVLTLGVDDLERAYRFYHDGLGFPSKGIVGKEFEHGEVAFFDMKNGTILAIYSRRDLAWDADVPVGHRSSTEFSIGYNVRDTAEVESVLDLAKRAGAKIVKPAEKAFWGGYHGYFEDPDGHLWEILWSQQLIPEN